One window from the genome of Faecalibacterium sp. HTF-F encodes:
- a CDS encoding CidA/LrgA family protein has product MYGLVLLLLALNFRLIKLEDVKEVGTYLTGIFPLLFVPAAAGVMELWAEMGEMLLPILIAIIPVTVLVMVSAGKTTQALSGRKNKEADNDAAAE; this is encoded by the coding sequence GTGTACGGACTGGTGCTTTTGCTGCTGGCTTTGAACTTCCGGCTGATCAAGCTGGAGGACGTAAAAGAGGTGGGTACCTACCTCACCGGCATCTTCCCGCTGCTGTTCGTGCCCGCTGCCGCCGGTGTGATGGAGCTGTGGGCAGAAATGGGCGAAATGCTGCTGCCCATCCTTATTGCCATCATCCCGGTGACGGTGCTGGTGATGGTAAGCGCAGGCAAGACCACGCAGGCCCTGAGCGGCCGCAAAAACAAGGAGGCCGACAATGACGCAGCTGCTGAATGA
- a CDS encoding RrF2 family transcriptional regulator: MIVSTKGRYALRVMIDLAEHQSEKYVPLKEVAARQEISEKYLENILKVLVQNGFLEGLRGKGGGYRLTRSPDQYTVGEILMLTEGSLAPVSCLTPGAASCSRMANCRTYEMWKGLNDLISNYFGNITLADLALPDQAGNDYVI, translated from the coding sequence ATGATCGTGTCCACCAAAGGGCGCTATGCACTGCGCGTGATGATCGACCTTGCCGAACATCAGTCCGAAAAATATGTTCCCCTCAAAGAAGTCGCCGCCCGTCAGGAGATCTCGGAGAAGTATCTGGAAAACATCCTCAAGGTGCTGGTGCAGAACGGCTTTTTGGAGGGCCTGCGCGGCAAGGGCGGCGGCTACCGCCTGACCCGCAGCCCGGACCAGTACACCGTAGGTGAGATCCTGATGCTGACCGAAGGAAGTCTGGCCCCGGTGTCCTGCCTGACCCCCGGTGCGGCCTCCTGCTCCCGCATGGCCAACTGCCGCACCTATGAAATGTGGAAGGGCCTGAACGACCTGATCTCCAACTACTTCGGCAATATCACTCTGGCCGATCTGGCCCTGCCCGATCAGGCCGGGAACGATTATGTGATCTGA
- a CDS encoding GHKL domain-containing protein — MTATLLNSLLRALLRWGAALVFCLPLRHRPHFWARACGMLLPLLLLAQLLDPLAQSTTLWQQQLLLLVLYVSFFALLGGMIYLCTDINKKGALYCAVWSLLIAQCAYESWCFLELQFIRYGHPLNMASPWAVLVQLLSGAVFFAAVYILLARQLPYKGDYHIGPRQLFSAFFIGILFMVQAAVLDNARAEHTPLSLTVTILIGQFYFITLLYFQSELFKKSAMEKEMNELNLLYERQRQQYQVARQNVQIINKRCHELKVQIANLRKLSPEAVPQERIDEAERAARLYDANRNTGNEVLDVVLTEKSLLCESRGIQLNAVANGSCLGFFEAGDLYALFANALDHAVESAVQASRPECRVIDLLVCVRQGFVVVNIISPLRPPEQQANRSAQYELKVIRRIVQKYKGTLTLEEQGEFFAEKIIFPLQK, encoded by the coding sequence GTGACGGCAACGCTGCTGAACAGCCTGCTCCGGGCACTGCTGCGCTGGGGCGCGGCGCTGGTCTTTTGCCTGCCTCTGCGGCATCGGCCCCATTTCTGGGCCCGTGCCTGCGGGATGCTGCTCCCGCTGCTTTTGTTGGCGCAGCTGCTGGACCCGCTGGCACAGTCCACAACACTGTGGCAGCAGCAGCTCCTGCTGCTGGTACTTTACGTTTCCTTTTTTGCGCTGCTGGGCGGGATGATCTATCTGTGTACGGATATCAATAAAAAAGGTGCCCTGTACTGCGCAGTATGGAGCCTGCTCATCGCGCAGTGCGCTTACGAGAGCTGGTGCTTTCTGGAGCTGCAGTTTATCCGATATGGACACCCGCTGAACATGGCTTCCCCTTGGGCGGTTCTGGTGCAGCTGCTGTCCGGGGCGGTATTCTTTGCGGCGGTGTACATCCTGCTGGCGCGGCAGCTTCCTTATAAAGGAGATTATCATATCGGGCCCCGGCAGCTGTTCAGCGCGTTCTTCATTGGCATCCTGTTCATGGTGCAGGCCGCCGTGCTGGACAATGCCCGCGCCGAACATACTCCGCTGAGCCTTACCGTTACCATTCTGATCGGGCAGTTTTATTTTATCACCCTGCTGTATTTCCAGAGTGAGCTGTTCAAGAAGTCTGCCATGGAAAAAGAGATGAATGAACTGAACCTGCTGTACGAGCGTCAGCGTCAGCAATATCAGGTGGCCCGGCAGAACGTGCAGATCATCAACAAGCGCTGCCATGAGCTGAAGGTGCAGATTGCCAATCTCCGCAAGCTGTCGCCCGAAGCGGTACCACAGGAGCGCATTGATGAGGCCGAGCGCGCGGCCCGCCTGTATGACGCGAACCGCAACACCGGCAACGAGGTGCTGGATGTGGTGCTGACCGAGAAGAGCCTGCTGTGCGAGTCCCGGGGCATCCAGCTGAATGCTGTGGCAAACGGCAGCTGTCTGGGCTTTTTTGAAGCGGGAGATCTGTACGCATTGTTTGCCAATGCGCTGGATCATGCCGTGGAAAGCGCCGTGCAGGCCTCCCGGCCGGAGTGCCGGGTCATCGATCTGCTGGTCTGTGTGCGGCAGGGTTTTGTGGTGGTGAACATCATCAGCCCGCTGCGCCCGCCGGAACAGCAGGCAAACCGCTCTGCACAGTACGAGCTGAAGGTGATCCGTCGCATCGTGCAGAAGTACAAAGGCACTTTGACTCTGGAAGAGCAGGGCGAGTTTTTTGCGGAAAAGATCATCTTTCCGCTGCAAAAATAA
- a CDS encoding TetR/AcrR family transcriptional regulator: MGTVEGKKQEKRRALLEAAYDLFLERGAAKTSVEDITSRAKVAKGTFYLYFQDKGAVMQALLGRVSYQLLSDACEAVEKQTELENFPDKMVAVIDHIIEALRKDTLVLKFLEHNFIWPGLDQIEASREAEPLMRKLLNVVLTSPEMAGRTEREIYQRITALGSMCMSVCYSSVLEGKPDDIEAMKPVLYDIIRRSLKVEK; the protein is encoded by the coding sequence ATGGGTACCGTGGAGGGCAAAAAGCAGGAGAAGCGCCGGGCGCTGCTGGAGGCAGCCTATGATCTGTTTCTGGAGCGAGGTGCCGCAAAAACCAGCGTGGAGGACATCACCAGCCGGGCCAAGGTGGCCAAGGGCACCTTTTATCTGTATTTTCAGGATAAAGGTGCGGTGATGCAGGCGCTGCTGGGCCGGGTGAGCTACCAGCTGCTGAGCGACGCGTGCGAAGCGGTGGAAAAGCAGACAGAGCTCGAAAACTTCCCGGACAAGATGGTGGCGGTGATCGACCACATCATCGAAGCGCTGCGGAAGGATACGCTGGTGCTCAAGTTTCTGGAGCACAACTTCATCTGGCCGGGGCTGGACCAGATCGAGGCCAGCCGCGAAGCCGAGCCGCTGATGCGCAAGCTGCTGAACGTGGTGCTGACCAGCCCGGAAATGGCCGGCCGCACCGAGCGGGAGATCTACCAGCGCATCACGGCACTGGGCAGCATGTGCATGTCGGTGTGCTATTCCAGCGTGCTGGAGGGCAAGCCCGATGACATCGAGGCCATGAAGCCGGTGCTGTATGATATCATCCGCAGGTCGCTGAAGGTGGAAAAATAA
- a CDS encoding glycoside hydrolase family 2 protein → MRSIAKLMKDWQFTGPNGVTTAVELPHTWNARDGQDGGNDYWRGCCTYCTRFAAPVYDPAQQQVWLQFEGVNASAAVLLNGQQLCTHDGGYSTFRAEVTELLQAENQLTVRVDNSVNDRIYPQKADFTFYGGIYRDVSLLVVNKNHIALGHFGDTGVKITPALQENSADIQVETLVEGSGTVTVELLDAEGRTVAKGEGENTSLHLDAPHLWSGIKDPYLYTCVVRLLQDGQPVDEVTTRVGLRSFSVDAKKGFFLNGRPYPLHGVSRHQDRKGLGNAITREMHDEDMALIRELGANTVRLAHYQHDQYFYDLCDQYGMVVWAEIPYISEHLPNGRENTISQMKELIHQNYNHPSIVCWGVSNEITISTKDKADMLDNHRVLNELCHKMDPTRLTTLACYAMCGPFNPVAHITDLVSWNLYLGWYVPGLFLNDLWMNFFHLVYPNRPLGFSEYGAEGMPNLHSAHPRRGDHTEEYQAKYHEYMLKCFDRHPWLWATHVWNMFDFAADARDQGGEPGMNHKGLVTFDRKTKKDSFYLYKAWWSEENFVHICSKRFTDRTEKEIEVKVYSNQNSVALYADGKKLAEQTGEHIFRFRVPLHGKVELKAVAGDCIDTASFCSVATPNPSYKLVKTKSKSANWV, encoded by the coding sequence ATGCGTAGTATTGCAAAGCTCATGAAGGACTGGCAGTTCACCGGCCCGAACGGCGTTACCACCGCCGTAGAGCTGCCCCATACATGGAACGCCAGGGACGGTCAGGACGGCGGCAACGATTACTGGCGGGGCTGCTGCACCTACTGCACCCGCTTTGCAGCACCGGTGTACGACCCGGCACAGCAGCAGGTGTGGCTGCAATTTGAGGGCGTCAACGCCAGCGCTGCCGTGCTGCTGAACGGTCAGCAGCTCTGCACCCATGACGGCGGCTACTCCACCTTCCGGGCAGAGGTCACGGAACTGCTGCAGGCAGAAAACCAGCTCACGGTGCGGGTGGATAACAGCGTCAACGACCGCATTTACCCCCAGAAAGCGGACTTCACCTTCTACGGCGGCATCTACCGGGATGTGAGCCTGCTGGTGGTGAACAAGAACCACATCGCACTGGGACACTTTGGCGATACCGGCGTGAAGATCACCCCGGCCCTGCAGGAGAACAGCGCCGACATTCAGGTAGAGACGCTGGTGGAAGGCAGCGGCACCGTGACGGTGGAGCTGCTGGACGCCGAGGGCCGCACCGTTGCAAAGGGCGAAGGCGAAAATACTTCCCTCCATCTGGATGCTCCCCACCTGTGGAGCGGCATCAAAGACCCCTACCTGTACACCTGCGTGGTTCGTCTGCTGCAGGACGGCCAGCCGGTGGACGAAGTGACCACCCGGGTGGGCCTGCGCAGCTTCTCTGTGGATGCAAAGAAGGGCTTCTTCCTCAACGGCAGGCCCTATCCCCTTCACGGTGTGTCCCGCCATCAGGACCGCAAGGGTCTGGGCAATGCCATCACCCGGGAGATGCACGATGAGGACATGGCGCTGATCCGGGAGCTGGGTGCAAACACCGTCCGGCTGGCCCACTACCAGCACGACCAGTATTTCTACGACCTGTGCGACCAGTACGGCATGGTGGTCTGGGCAGAGATCCCCTACATCTCCGAGCATCTGCCCAATGGCCGGGAAAACACCATCAGCCAGATGAAGGAGCTCATCCACCAGAACTACAACCATCCCTCCATCGTCTGCTGGGGCGTGTCCAACGAGATCACCATTTCCACTAAGGATAAGGCCGATATGCTGGACAACCATCGGGTGCTCAACGAGCTGTGCCACAAGATGGACCCCACCCGCCTGACCACGCTGGCCTGCTACGCCATGTGCGGCCCCTTCAACCCGGTGGCGCACATCACCGATCTGGTGAGCTGGAACCTGTATCTGGGCTGGTATGTGCCAGGCCTGTTCCTGAATGACCTGTGGATGAACTTTTTCCATCTGGTGTACCCCAACCGTCCGCTGGGCTTTTCCGAGTACGGTGCCGAGGGCATGCCCAACCTCCACAGTGCCCACCCCCGCCGGGGCGACCACACCGAGGAATATCAGGCCAAGTACCACGAGTATATGCTGAAGTGCTTTGACCGCCACCCGTGGCTGTGGGCGACCCATGTCTGGAACATGTTCGATTTTGCAGCCGACGCCCGGGATCAGGGCGGCGAGCCGGGCATGAACCACAAGGGTCTGGTCACCTTTGACCGAAAGACCAAAAAGGACAGCTTCTACCTCTACAAAGCATGGTGGAGCGAGGAAAACTTCGTCCACATCTGCTCCAAGCGGTTCACCGACCGCACCGAGAAGGAGATCGAGGTCAAGGTCTACTCCAACCAGAACTCCGTCGCCCTGTATGCGGACGGCAAAAAGCTGGCAGAGCAGACCGGCGAGCACATCTTCAGGTTCCGCGTGCCGCTGCATGGCAAGGTGGAGCTGAAGGCGGTTGCAGGCGACTGCATCGACACCGCATCCTTCTGCAGTGTGGCGACCCCGAACCCCAGCTACAAGCTGGTAAAGACCAAGTCCAAGAGTGCAAACTGGGTATAA
- a CDS encoding nuclease-related domain-containing protein, which produces MRSIYNGFVSPEEKGEIGEDIIYRDLARIKGRKAFLPNCYIPKHNGGTTEIDLIFLHESGVYVIESKNYSGWIFGDEEQEYWTQCLQSVGGIAAKKQFYNPLWQNEIHIYALMELLQDDTFPYYSYIVFGDNCELKNIRLTSGNHHVTYYEYLLQDISGNAQQMGRYLSNEKIDELYSLLVKFTDASDEQKARHIEEVRAKHYPIIQPDGTWTCPQCGGRLVPRVARQGSGAGKTFWGCSNYPKCHFIYNE; this is translated from the coding sequence ATGAGGTCTATATATAATGGTTTCGTGAGTCCAGAGGAAAAAGGCGAAATTGGAGAAGATATCATATATCGTGATTTAGCCCGCATTAAGGGCCGAAAAGCATTTCTGCCCAATTGCTATATTCCAAAGCATAATGGCGGAACGACAGAAATTGATTTGATTTTTCTTCATGAATCAGGTGTTTATGTGATTGAGTCCAAGAATTACAGTGGCTGGATTTTTGGAGATGAAGAACAGGAGTATTGGACGCAATGCCTGCAAAGTGTAGGAGGCATTGCAGCGAAAAAACAATTTTATAATCCGCTGTGGCAAAATGAAATCCACATTTATGCACTGATGGAATTGCTTCAGGATGATACATTTCCATACTATTCTTATATAGTGTTCGGAGATAACTGCGAATTAAAGAACATCCGACTGACGAGCGGGAATCATCATGTGACCTACTATGAATATCTTTTGCAGGATATTTCAGGAAATGCGCAACAGATGGGAAGATACCTGTCAAATGAAAAAATTGATGAGCTTTATTCGCTTCTTGTTAAGTTTACAGACGCATCAGATGAACAGAAAGCAAGACATATAGAAGAGGTTCGCGCAAAACACTACCCCATTATCCAACCAGATGGAACATGGACATGTCCGCAATGCGGAGGACGGTTGGTTCCTCGGGTGGCCAGACAGGGTTCTGGAGCCGGAAAAACATTTTGGGGCTGTTCGAATTATCCAAAGTGCCATTTCATCTATAATGAATAG
- a CDS encoding LytR/AlgR family response regulator transcription factor has product MFKIAIVEDQEETRESLNRFVRQYAQEQGLQVEISLITDGAEIAEHYTPGFDIIFMDVEMPRLDGFGAAEAIRAVDADVVLVFVTNMAQYAIRGYEVDALDYVLKPVNYYQFCTKLSRAIQRVQRRRGGQVVLQLAGGGIQLLDTADIYYLETHSRMLYYHTSKGEFAARASLQSAEKQLAEYHFVRCNQCYLVNLAYVKGIENDFALVKNDRLEISRRQRTAFLTAVASYMGGVL; this is encoded by the coding sequence ATGTTCAAAATTGCGATCGTAGAGGATCAGGAAGAAACACGGGAAAGCCTGAACCGGTTCGTCCGGCAATATGCGCAGGAGCAGGGCCTGCAGGTGGAGATCAGTCTCATCACAGACGGTGCTGAGATCGCAGAGCACTATACGCCGGGATTCGACATCATTTTTATGGATGTGGAGATGCCACGGCTGGACGGCTTTGGAGCCGCCGAAGCCATCCGGGCCGTGGATGCGGATGTGGTGCTGGTCTTTGTGACCAACATGGCACAGTATGCCATCCGGGGCTACGAGGTAGATGCACTGGATTATGTGCTGAAGCCGGTGAACTATTATCAGTTCTGCACCAAGCTTTCCCGAGCCATCCAGCGGGTGCAGCGGCGCAGAGGCGGGCAGGTGGTGCTGCAGCTGGCGGGCGGCGGCATCCAGCTGCTGGATACCGCGGATATCTATTATCTGGAGACCCACAGCCGGATGCTGTACTACCACACCTCCAAAGGCGAGTTCGCGGCACGTGCCAGCCTGCAAAGTGCCGAAAAGCAGCTTGCCGAGTATCATTTTGTCCGCTGCAACCAATGTTATCTGGTCAATCTGGCCTACGTCAAGGGCATTGAAAACGACTTTGCCCTTGTGAAAAACGACCGGCTGGAGATCAGCCGACGGCAGCGCACGGCCTTTCTTACTGCGGTGGCATCCTACATGGGAGGTGTGCTGTGA
- a CDS encoding glycoside hydrolase family 3 C-terminal domain-containing protein: MNTKKPKVRLWSVLTALTAILTIAAIVGNMIANQYATTLNVALNASTYKIIKGDTTEDTEYFKAGFTSDEEREAYEAELCATVEAEGAALLKNDNAALPLAGSAKVSLFGHGSVDLMYGGTGSGSVDTSKAPNLKEALEAQGIQVNQTLWDLYKSDSMMTNYSRVTPASISDTLEANTQYAVNEAPWSALSSAESSFAEYGDAAIVVFSRSGGEGADLPSGAKMKEIQAVNACRRDAVAKGMKLEEAMDKWQTMDQLPAEYRS, encoded by the coding sequence ATGAATACCAAGAAACCCAAAGTACGTTTGTGGTCGGTACTCACTGCACTGACGGCAATTTTGACCATCGCCGCCATCGTGGGCAACATGATCGCAAATCAGTACGCCACCACCCTGAACGTTGCTCTGAATGCATCGACCTATAAGATCATCAAGGGCGACACTACGGAAGATACCGAATACTTCAAAGCGGGCTTTACTTCCGACGAAGAGCGCGAGGCTTACGAAGCAGAGCTGTGCGCCACCGTTGAGGCCGAGGGTGCTGCCCTGCTGAAGAACGACAACGCTGCCCTGCCGCTGGCAGGCAGCGCCAAGGTCAGCCTGTTCGGCCATGGCTCTGTGGACCTGATGTACGGCGGCACCGGCTCCGGTTCCGTGGATACCAGCAAGGCCCCCAACCTGAAGGAAGCACTGGAAGCTCAGGGCATTCAGGTCAACCAGACGCTGTGGGATCTGTACAAGTCCGACAGCATGATGACGAATTACAGCCGCGTTACCCCGGCTTCCATCTCGGATACGCTGGAAGCAAACACCCAGTACGCTGTCAATGAAGCTCCGTGGAGCGCACTGTCCAGCGCCGAGAGCAGCTTTGCCGAGTACGGCGATGCTGCCATCGTGGTGTTCTCCCGCTCCGGCGGTGAGGGCGCAGACCTGCCCAGCGGTGCCAAGATGAAGGAGATCCAGGCGGTCAATGCCTGCCGCCGCGATGCAGTGGCCAAGGGCATGAAGCTGGAAGAGGCCATGGACAAGTGGCAGACCATGGATCAGCTGCCGGCGGAATACCGGAGCTGA
- a CDS encoding efflux RND transporter permease subunit: protein MKKIAQGIVRLRKLILTVAFLLLIPSAIGAIATRINYDILTYLPQDLDSMIGEVALEDDFHLASTGMITVEGLPTNELIAMKKDIEAVPGVTQTFWLSDVIDPSIPTEMLPADVQQFMFGKNDSTMLIVRFDAPSASDETMEAVAQIEKLLRKDCFFGGMSVILQDTKALVNQEMPMYILIAVGASLLVLFLSLESTITPLLFMLGLLFPIAYNFGTNIFLGQISYITEALATVLQLGVTMDFSIFLLHRYQEEKELRSSNEEAMTSAICKTMTSISASSLTTIAGFLALCAMRLTLGRDIGLVMAKGVALGVICTVVILPSLILTFDKWVEKYKHRTVIPKLKKLSYFVSNHSVPIVVVFILLLIPFAIAQNKTEVYYTLFDSLPQDLTGIVGTNKLGEDFGMTTSHFILVHDDLTATEVSDLCDELKDVDGITQVVSLDSITGPGFQTELLPDSIMEILQSGGYKLILANSSYKTGTDAINNQLDEMIGLIKNVDPEGVITGEGAMTKDLIEVADVDFKNVNVWSIMAVLVIIAVSFKSISIPALLVASIEAAIAINMGIPYFTGTQLPFIASIVIGTIQLGATVDYSILMTTRYHEERAFGRTPKEAAQQSLEHCSQSILTSGLTFFAATVGVAAISKMELLKSICLLISRGALISMVVILVVLPAALMLCDWIIRHTTLKWMIPESANAKKSEKE, encoded by the coding sequence ATGAAAAAGATCGCACAGGGCATCGTGCGGTTGCGCAAGCTGATCTTAACAGTAGCATTCCTGCTGTTGATCCCTTCCGCGATCGGCGCGATCGCCACCCGCATCAACTATGACATCCTCACCTACCTGCCGCAGGATCTGGATTCCATGATCGGCGAGGTAGCCCTTGAGGACGATTTCCATCTGGCCTCCACCGGTATGATCACGGTAGAGGGCCTGCCCACAAACGAGCTCATCGCCATGAAGAAGGATATCGAAGCCGTGCCCGGCGTCACCCAGACCTTCTGGCTCAGCGATGTGATCGACCCCAGCATCCCCACCGAGATGCTGCCCGCCGATGTGCAGCAGTTCATGTTCGGCAAGAACGATTCCACCATGCTGATCGTCCGCTTTGACGCTCCCAGCGCCAGCGACGAGACCATGGAAGCCGTCGCTCAGATCGAAAAGCTGCTGCGCAAGGACTGCTTCTTCGGCGGTATGAGCGTCATCCTGCAGGACACCAAGGCACTGGTCAATCAGGAAATGCCCATGTACATCCTGATCGCCGTGGGTGCCAGCCTGCTGGTGCTGTTCCTTTCGCTGGAAAGCACCATCACCCCGCTGCTGTTCATGCTGGGCCTTTTGTTCCCCATTGCGTACAACTTCGGCACCAACATCTTTCTGGGCCAGATTAGCTACATCACCGAAGCGCTGGCCACCGTGCTGCAGCTGGGTGTCACGATGGACTTCTCCATCTTCCTGCTGCACCGCTATCAGGAAGAGAAGGAGCTGCGCTCCTCTAACGAGGAGGCTATGACCAGCGCCATCTGCAAGACCATGACCTCCATCTCTGCTTCCAGCCTGACCACCATTGCAGGCTTCCTTGCACTGTGTGCCATGCGTTTGACGCTGGGCCGCGATATCGGCCTTGTCATGGCAAAGGGCGTTGCCCTCGGCGTCATCTGCACCGTGGTCATCCTGCCCTCCCTGATCCTTACCTTTGATAAATGGGTGGAAAAGTACAAGCACCGCACCGTGATCCCCAAGCTGAAAAAGCTCAGCTACTTTGTTTCCAACCACTCGGTGCCCATCGTGGTCGTCTTTATCCTCCTCCTCATCCCCTTTGCCATCGCGCAGAACAAGACCGAGGTGTACTACACCCTGTTTGACTCCCTGCCGCAGGACCTGACCGGCATCGTGGGCACCAACAAGCTGGGCGAGGACTTCGGCATGACCACCAGCCACTTTATTCTGGTGCATGACGACCTGACCGCCACTGAGGTGAGCGACCTGTGCGATGAACTCAAGGACGTGGACGGCATTACGCAGGTGGTGAGTCTGGATTCCATCACCGGCCCGGGCTTCCAGACCGAGCTGCTGCCCGACAGCATCATGGAGATCCTGCAGTCCGGCGGCTACAAGCTGATTTTGGCCAACAGCTCCTATAAGACCGGCACGGATGCCATCAACAACCAGCTGGACGAGATGATCGGCCTGATCAAGAACGTAGACCCTGAGGGCGTCATCACCGGCGAGGGTGCCATGACGAAAGACCTGATCGAAGTGGCAGATGTGGACTTCAAGAACGTCAACGTCTGGTCCATCATGGCTGTTCTGGTCATCATCGCCGTTTCCTTCAAGAGCATTTCCATCCCGGCGCTGCTGGTGGCCAGCATTGAAGCCGCCATCGCCATCAACATGGGCATCCCGTACTTCACCGGTACGCAGCTGCCCTTCATTGCAAGCATCGTCATCGGCACCATCCAGCTGGGTGCTACCGTGGACTACTCCATCCTGATGACCACCCGTTACCACGAGGAGCGTGCCTTTGGCCGCACCCCGAAGGAAGCCGCCCAGCAGTCGCTGGAGCACTGCAGCCAGTCCATCCTGACCAGCGGCCTGACCTTCTTTGCCGCCACCGTCGGTGTGGCTGCCATCAGTAAGATGGAGCTGCTGAAGAGCATCTGCCTGCTGATCTCCCGCGGCGCACTGATCAGCATGGTGGTCATTCTGGTGGTGCTGCCCGCAGCCCTGATGCTGTGCGACTGGATCATCCGCCACACCACCCTCAAGTGGATGATACCCGAATCCGCCAACGCCAAGAAGTCTGAAAAGGAGTAA
- the cysK gene encoding cysteine synthase A, with protein MSKIYTAADQLIGHTPLLELTHIEKEQQLPAHIIAKLEYFNPAGSVKDRIAKKMIDDAEEKGLLKEGSVIIEPTSGNTGIGLAAVAAAKGYRIIIVMPETMSVERRQLMKAYGAELVLSEGAKGMKGAIAKADELAKEIPDSFIPGQFVNPANPQAHIETTGPEIWEDTDGRVDIFVAGVGTGGTVTGVGQYLKSKNPDVKVVAVEPASSPVLSKGVAGAHKIQGIGAGFVPDVLDTKVYDEVIAVENDDAFATGRLIGHKEGVLVGISSGAAVYAALQLAKRPENAGKNIVVLLPDTGDRYLSTPLFAE; from the coding sequence ATGAGCAAGATTTATACTGCCGCAGATCAGCTGATCGGTCATACTCCGCTGCTGGAGCTGACCCACATCGAAAAGGAGCAGCAGCTGCCTGCCCATATCATTGCCAAGCTGGAATACTTCAATCCGGCCGGTTCCGTCAAGGACCGCATCGCCAAAAAGATGATCGATGATGCCGAGGAAAAGGGCCTGCTGAAGGAAGGCTCCGTCATCATCGAGCCCACCTCCGGCAACACCGGCATCGGTCTGGCGGCTGTGGCTGCAGCCAAGGGCTACCGCATCATCATCGTGATGCCCGAGACCATGAGCGTGGAGCGCCGCCAGCTGATGAAGGCCTATGGCGCAGAACTGGTACTCAGCGAAGGCGCAAAGGGTATGAAGGGTGCCATTGCCAAGGCAGACGAGCTGGCAAAGGAGATCCCCGATTCCTTCATCCCCGGCCAGTTCGTGAACCCGGCCAATCCGCAGGCACACATCGAGACCACCGGCCCCGAGATCTGGGAGGATACCGATGGCAGGGTGGACATCTTTGTGGCCGGCGTCGGCACCGGCGGCACCGTCACCGGCGTGGGCCAGTACCTGAAGAGCAAGAACCCGGACGTCAAGGTGGTTGCCGTGGAGCCTGCCTCTTCTCCCGTGCTGAGCAAGGGCGTTGCAGGTGCGCACAAGATCCAGGGCATCGGCGCAGGCTTTGTGCCGGACGTGCTGGACACCAAGGTGTATGACGAGGTCATCGCGGTGGAGAACGATGACGCCTTTGCCACCGGACGTCTGATCGGCCACAAGGAAGGCGTTCTGGTGGGCATTTCCTCCGGTGCTGCCGTATATGCTGCGCTGCAGCTGGCAAAGCGCCCGGAGAATGCCGGTAAGAACATCGTGGTCCTGCTGCCCGATACCGGCGACCGTTATCTTTCCACCCCGCTGTTTGCAGAGTGA
- a CDS encoding LrgB family protein, protein MTQLLNDFLSGSAAWGVLLTLAAFALGALINKLTGKAIFNPLLLGSIFVIVFLSVCKIPYADYKISAAPVNYLLLPATVALAIPLYEKIDLLKENAAAIIAGISVGTLVSLGSALALALALDLTREQYATLLPKSVTTAISMDVAAELGGIAALTGAIVIVTGIVGALLAETVCKLFHITDPIAKGVGIGTAAHAVGTSKALQMGEVEGAMSGLSIAVAGVLTAVLCPVFVNLIN, encoded by the coding sequence ATGACGCAGCTGCTGAATGATTTTCTGTCCGGCTCTGCCGCATGGGGCGTGCTGCTCACACTGGCCGCTTTTGCGCTGGGCGCCCTCATCAACAAGCTGACCGGCAAGGCCATCTTCAACCCGCTGCTGCTGGGCAGCATTTTTGTCATCGTGTTTCTTTCGGTGTGCAAGATCCCGTATGCGGACTATAAGATCAGCGCAGCACCGGTGAATTACCTGCTGCTGCCCGCCACGGTGGCGCTGGCCATCCCGCTGTATGAGAAGATCGACCTGCTGAAAGAGAATGCCGCCGCCATCATTGCGGGCATTTCGGTGGGCACGCTGGTGAGCCTTGGCAGTGCACTGGCTCTGGCGCTTGCGCTGGACCTGACCCGTGAGCAGTATGCCACCCTGCTGCCCAAGTCCGTGACCACCGCCATCAGCATGGATGTGGCCGCAGAGCTGGGCGGCATTGCGGCACTGACCGGTGCCATCGTGATCGTCACCGGCATCGTGGGTGCCCTGCTGGCCGAGACCGTGTGCAAGCTGTTCCATATCACCGACCCCATTGCTAAGGGCGTGGGCATCGGCACTGCGGCCCACGCCGTGGGCACCAGCAAGGCCCTGCAGATGGGCGAGGTGGAAGGTGCCATGAGCGGCCTTTCCATTGCCGTGGCCGGTGTGCTGACCGCCGTGCTCTGCCCGGTGTTCGTAAATCTGATCAATTAA